The Solanum lycopersicum chromosome 6, SLM_r2.1 genome has a window encoding:
- the LOC101253694 gene encoding uncharacterized protein, which translates to MSALFNFHSFLTVVLLGICTCTYVKMHFPALLEQRTGFRGFFWKAARIGERLSPWVAVGCLTMGVSIIFF; encoded by the exons ATG TCGGCACTCTTCAATTTCCACTCCTTTTTGACAGTAGTGCTGTTAGGGATTTGTACATGCACTTATGTGAAGATGCATTTTCCTGCACTACTTGAACAGAGAACTGG GTTTCGAGGTTTCTTTTGGAAGGCTGCTAGAATAG GTGAACGGTTGAGTCCTTGGGTGGCAGTGGGCTGCTTGACGATGGGTGTTTCAATAATCTTCTTCTGA